The region GGTCGGCCGGATCAAAGTCATCAACATTGATAACGGCCAGTCGCTTCTCTTCAACGGCAGCCAGCTTGTTGGCTTCGTCGTTATTTAGTGCACCACATTCGCGGCCCATTTCGGCCACTTTATCCAATCGCATAAATGGTAGCTTTTCACCTTTGGCGCGACACACTTTGTCAAACAGAGGCTCCACTTCAAGGATGTCTTTCAGGGTTTGCTCTTGTTTACCAATCAGGTTAAGCGGCTCATCACGCAGGTAGATGTGTGAGGCAAGGCGGTCACGGGCTGCGCTTGGTGTTTGCAGCAGTTGCGCCAGTTTGTGCTCCATTTGGTCTGTTGGCTTGCGCACAGGACGACCAAATGGGAACAATACGAGCTTGAGCAAGCCACGTAGCGCCATTGACGGCATGTTGTTAATTAGATCCGCCAATGCACGTTGACACAGGTACAAATGCTCCTGACAGGCCCACTGAACATAAGGCAAATCTTCTTTGCGACGGCCTTCATCGTTGTAACGTTTCAGTGTTGCTGAAACCAGATACAGATAACTTAGCAAGTCACCAAGGCGCGCAGAAATACGCTCTTTACGTTTCAAAGAGCCACCAAATACGGCCATACAGATGTCAGACATTAGCGCCAGTGATGCACTAAAGCGCGCTGCGGCACGATAGTAATCGGCTGTTTCGTCGTTAAATGGTACTTTGCTGAAGCGACCACCAGTTAGAGCCAGCCACTTAGTGCGAACCAGGTTAGAAATGGTAAAGCCAATATGGCCCATTAAAGCCTGGTCAAAGCTGTTCAGCGCTTCTTCTTTGTCTTTGATAGTACAGGCGTTAAGTTCAGCCAGAACAAAAGGATGACAGCGAATTGCGCCCTGACCGTAGATGATCATATTACGAGTCAGAATGTTTGCACCTTCTACCGTGATAGCAATTGGGGCGCCCTGATAGCCGCGGCCCAGGTAGTTATTTGGACCCAGACAGATGCCTTTACCACCGTGAATATCCATTGCATGCTTGGTTGAATCACGCATTTGCTCTGTCAGGTGATATTTCAAAATAGCAGAAATAACAGATGGCTTTTCACCTAAGTCGACAGCACCCGTTGACATGCTCACTGCTGCGTCACTGCTGTAGGCGTAACCACCCAGTTTAGCCAGTGCTTCTTCAATACCTTCCATCTTACCGATAGGCAGTTTGAACTGACGGCGGATACGGCTATATGCACCACTGGCAAGCGCCAAAGATTTAATACCACCAGTTGAGTTAGACGGTAGCGTGATTACGCGACCAACTGACAGACATTCCACCAGCATACGCCAGCCCTGACCTGCCATTTTCGCACCACCAATGATGAAATCAAGTGGTACAAAAACATCTTCACCCTTAGTTGGACCATTCTGGAAAGGCACATTCAGCGGGAAGTGGCGACGGCCGATTTCAACACCTGGCGTGTTGGTTGGAATAAGGGCACAGGTAATACCAATTTCTTTTTTGTCGCCCAGCAGGCCATCCGGATCACGCATTTTGAATGCCAGACCTAGCACAGTGGCAACGGGTGCAAGGGTGATATAGCGCTTGTTCCAGGTTAAGCGAATACCTAAGGTTTCTTTACCTTCCCACTCACCTTTACAGACGATACCGAAATCCGGGATAGATGAGGCATCAGAGCCCGCTTCCGGAGAAGTCAGTGCAAAACAGGGGATCTCATCACCTTTTGCCAGACGAGGCAGGTAATGATCTTTTTGCTCCTGAGTACCATAGTGTTGAAGCAGCTCGCCCGGACCTAGTGAATTAGGTACACCTACAATAGATGAAAGCAGAGTCGATTTACTGGTTAGCTTTTGTAACACACAAGACTGTGCATAGGCCGAAAATTCCAGACCACCGTATTGCTTTTTGATGATCATGGCAAAGAACTTGTTGTCTTTGAGATATTGCCATACGTCCTGCGGTAAATCAGTCAGCTCATGAGTGGCTTCCCAGTCATCCAGCATTGCACATACTTCTTCAACCGGACCATCCATAAAGGCCTGTTCTTCAGCTGTAAGGCGTGGTGCCTGATACTGGTGAAGCTTATTCCAGTTTGGGTTACCACAGAACAAGTCTGCTTCCCACCAAGTAGTACCAGCGTCAATAGCAGACTTTTCTGTTTCAGACATGCTAGGCGTGACTTTCTTGAACGCCTTAAACAACGGCGCAACAATGTATTGTTGACGTAGGTTAGTCATTGATAAGGGAACTGCAATGGCCAAGAAGATAAGCCAGGCAAATGCGCCAAAGGCGCCGGCGAAGGTGCCGATCAGCAGCGTCGCCGCAGCAACACCTAAGCAGGTGTTCCAGCTCGCACGGTGGTAGCAGGCAGCGCTAACCAGTGCGATTAAAGCGAGTGTAAATAAAAGTGTCATGTTGTTATTCCTTGTAAGAGGTCTGACCACATTGGCTAGGCTAGCTTGTTGGACCAGTGATTTCAAGCCTAAAAAGCATCTTATCTTCATTTTAGTTGCTATTTAGTTACCTCGCGAGTTGGTCATATTGGTGTTGTTTTTATGTAATGAGTTTGTAATTTTAAAGATTGCTCCTATAGTTGAAGAGATCATTCTAGGAGGGAATCGTCATGCAATATGGAACATTGTGTGTCGCATCTGCGACGTTTTTTGCTATGCTGCTTTCAGCACATCTTTATCAACCTGCTGTATTCCTTAATCTCGCCAGTTGCGTCTTGTGCGCTATCTATGGGTATCAGGGGGCCAGTATCATTGCCATGTTTTTAGCCTGGTGTAATGTTCAGGCGTTTTTGGTTAGCCCATGGATAAATCTAACCGAACAACCAAGTATTAAAGCACTCGTACTGTTTCTGCTTTGCCTGATGTTCGCAGCTATCAGTATCGGGGTTAGTAAACGTTAGCCTGTTGTCTGGGCTTTGGCTGCGGTACAATAAAGGGTCCGTGTATCGTTTGGGAAGTATGAATGAAGATCCTTGCAGATCAGAATATGCCCCTGGTTGAAGAGTTTTTCTCTGATCTGGGGGAGGTCAGTCGCTTTGATGGTCGCACCATAGTGCCGCACCAGCTGGCTGATGTTGACGTGTTGCTTACGCGTTCCGTCACTCAGGTTGATCAGACACTCTTGGCTGAGGCATCGAAGCTAAAGTTTGTTGGCACCGCAACAATTGGGGTCGACCACATTGACAGGTCATTACTGGCTGAGCGTGACATTGGTTTTGCCAGTGCCCCCGGTTGTAATGCTGTCGCTGTTGCTGAATATGTGATCAGTGCTTTGTATGCCTATGCGCAGCGCAAGGCATACAATCTGCAAGGTAAAAAGCTAGGTATTGTTGGGGTTGGCAATATAGGCCAATGCTTGCACGATAAACTAGCAGCAAGTGGAATCGAGCTGCTCTTGTGTGACCCGCTCCGTCATGAAGCGGGGACTTTAGCGCAGCACATGCCACTTGATGAACTGTTAGCACAAGCTGATATCGTTACTTTCCATGTGCCTTTGATTAAAACCGGTGTTCATCAGACCCGACACATGCTTAATGCTGAACGCATAGCAACGCTTAAGCCTGATATGCTGGTGATCAATGCAAGCCGGGGAGATGTGATTGATAATCAGGCTTTGTTAGAAGCGCTTGAGAACGGCCAAGCAATCGATTTGGTTTTAGATGTATGGGAAAATGAACCCAATATACTAATGCCCTTGTTAGACCATACATTGTTTGCTTCAGTGCACATTGCTGGTCACACACTTGAGGGGAAAGCTCGCGGAACGCAAATGTTATATCAGGCCTTGTGTGATCAACTCGGTATTGCGGCTACAAAGTCGCTTGAGTCGTTTTTGCCAATCCCGGCACTGACATCCTGTTATGCAGAGCATACGCTTAGCGAACTGGAGCTCGGCAGATTGGTCCATCTGGTCTATGATATTCGTCGGGATGATGGCCTGATGCGTAATAATATCAACAGTCAGGGGTTTGATATGTTGCGCAAAAATTACCCACCGCGTCGGGAGTTCAATACCTTGACGGTGCAAAATGCACCTCAGTGTGGTAAGCAGTTACAACAGCTTGGTTTTAAAGTAGTTAATTCGAATGAGGAATAATATGTCGCAGAAATATGATGTGGCGGTGCTCGGTGCAACCGGGTTGGTAGGTAAGCAAATTATTGAAACTCTGGCCGAGCGAAAGTTCCCGGTTGGCAACCTGTATCCTCTGGCAAGCAGCCGCAGTGCGGGTGAAGAAATTGAGTTTAATGGTGAGACGCTCACTGTGTTGGATGTGGCTGAGTTTGATTTTAGTCAGGCACATATAGGCTTGTTTTCAGCCGGTGGCAGCGTGTCGGAACAGTATGCACCAATAGCGGCAGAAGCGGGCTGTGTTGTCATTGATAACACATCACACTTTAGATATGACTATGATGTGCCTTTGGTTGTACCTGAGGTAAACAGTGCCAGCCTGGCTGATTTTCGCAATCGTAATATCATCGCCAACCCAAATTGTTCGACCATTCAAATGATGGTTGCGTTGAAACCTATCTATGATGCCTATGGTATTGATCGTATCAATGTGTCTACCTATCAAGCTGTATCTGGTGCAGGTAAAGAGGCGGTTGAAGAGCTGGCTAAACAAACTGCTAATCTGATGAATGCCCGACCTATGGAAAATGAGGTCTTCACTAAGCAAATCGCCTTTAATGTCATTCCGCAAATTGATGCCTTCCAGGACAATGGCTATACCAAAGAAGAAATGAAAATGGTCTGGGAGACGCAAAAAATCCTGGGCGATAGTAGTGTTATGGTGAACCCGACGGCCGTTCGTGTTCCTGTTTTTTATGGTCATGCTGAGGCAATCCACCTAGAAACACGCATGCCTTACGATCTTGAACATATCAAGCAGTTGTTAAATGATGCTCCCGGTATCGAACTGGTTGAAGATGAACAGGATTATCCAACACCGGTCAGTGACGCCAGCGGTAACGACACCGTGTATGTAGGTCGACTGAGAGCGGATATTTCACATCCACATGGCCTGAACCTGTGGGTTGTGTCTGACAACACCCGTAAAGGTGCTGCAACTAACAGCGTACAGATTGCCGAAGAGTTGATCGCGCACTATCTGTAACGATTGCCGGGCCCGTGAACAACGGCGGGTCCAAATTCCTTTCAAATTCCTTTTCTGTTTGTTCCCATACGGCAGCAATTTGCCACTTTTCACTTCTCATCCGCCAAGTCTGTGTATTTCGTCTATCCTTGAGTGTATTCAGAGGCTTAAATAAAGAATTAGTAACTCACCAAAAAGCATGATAAGAATGTTAATTTTCAATACTTTGGCGATGGATATTCACCGTTATCTGGTTTATAGTTGGCAATTGGAACAGAGCTTGCACAAGCCCTATTAAGCACAATTCAGTAGTCGCGTTGCCGCCAGGGCAGCGCTAGAGAGTATACAAAGGAACAGCATGCGCGGTTTAGCCTTTATTTGTATCTTAGCAATGGCCCTAATTGCAGCGCCCGTTCATACCCAGGACGGGACCGTTCTCAAAGGTCCGAAAGGGGTTGATCTGGGACTTCAGGGACGCTCAGTTGGCCCAATAAAGTCAACAGATACCTTATGGCGCATCGCGCACAAAGTGCGGCCTAATGACTCCGTTTCTATCTACCAGGTAATGCAGGCTCTATATGAGAAAAACCCACAGGCTTTTCTCGACAACAACCTGAACCATATGCGCGATGGCGCTTATCTGAAAATTCCAACTTTAGCTGAAATACGTCGCGTTAATGCACAGTTAGCACGTCAAAAATCTGATCAAGACGATGAGCTATGGGAGCTGAAAAAAAGTGGTAAGCTTGACCAGGCTACCATAGATGCTGCCGATAAGCGGGTAACGCAAGCGCGTAAAGTTGATGTAGAAGAAGCCCGTGAAGCGTTAACCAACGAGCTAAAATCACTCAAAATGGAGCAAGACTCGCGTCTGCTCGATTTACAAACTCAGTTTAAAACCTCCGTACGTAGTGTTGAAGAGATCCTTCAGGAAAACAACGAACTCGAGAAAAAACTAAATAATATTTCTGAAGAGCTTAAGAATGTTCAGGAGCAGCTGGGCAGAGATAGCGAAATTCAGCAGCAGCTTAAAGCTGTGATTGATATGCAAAGTGAAATGATTGCGCAGCAGCAGATGCAGGCACAAGCAGAAGCTGAATTTAGCATTACTAAGCTGTTTTCCAACCCTCTGGTTGTTGCCTTACTGGCGACCATTCCTGCCTTACTGATCATTGGTGCGGTTGTGATGCGTATGCGCAAAGGCAAGGCAAAACAAGCGGAGGAAGACGATGAATTTTTACCACAGTCACCAGCACCAGCCGCTGCTGCGGCAGCAACGGCAACAGCGGCAGCAGCCGACCCGCTCGATCTGGATATGCCACATGACAGTGGTGAAGATGCCCTAAACGAAGGCGTGCAGCTCGATGACGATATTTTACCGGATGATGAAATCGTCTTTGATAGCCTGGACGATGACGCATTTGAAGAAGGCAATGACACGCTTGAACAGGATGAACTGGACAGTTTACTGAACGATGACATCGTGTTTGATGATGAATCGGATGTTAATGCCCAGCAGTCAGGTGCGGACGATCTTGATGAGTTCCTGCAACAAAACTTCGACGAAGCAGATGACAGCCTGGGTGATGAAATTACTCTGGATGTCGACGCTGATGCAGCGTCGGGCGATAACGACATACTGAGCGCCGATGATATTGATGATCTGTTCAACGAAGTCAGCGAAGGAGCAGATGACGATACTCTGGATGTAAGTGATGACGCACTTGCCGCACTTAGCGAAGAATTGGCCGAAGAAAGTCTCGAAGAAGTTGAACCTGTGGAGACTGAAGCCCCCGCAGATGAAGACTTTGATCTTGACGACATTGATAGCTTAATAGATGAAGTTGGTGAGTCGCCCCCAAAGTCCCCAGCGGCTGATGGAGCAGCGACAGACGACGGTATTCTAAGTGCTGATGACATTGATGACTTACTCGATGGTGCACTTGATGACGAGCCTGACATCGCAGAAGACGATTTTGACGTTGACGATATCGACAGCTTGCTCGATCAGGCCCAAGATACTGGTGACAACACTGCCCTCCCTGAAGAATCGGAACTTGACTCTGATGATATAGACAGCCTGCTGGACGAGGCATCCAGCGAAGCCCCCGACGCAGACTTGCTGGCAGAAGAGCCCGATGACATAGACAGCCTGCTGGAAGAGGCATCCAGCGAAGCCGCTGACTCAGACTTACTGGCAGAAGAGCCCGACGATATAGACAGCCTGCTGGAAGAGGCATCCAGCGAAGCCGCTGACTTACTGGCAGAAGAGCCCGACGACATAGACAGCCTGCTTGAGGAGGCATCCAGCGAAGCCGCTGATGCAGACTTACTGGCAGAAGAGCCCGATGACATAGACAGTCTGCTGGAAGAGGCATCCAGCGAAACCGCTGACGCAGACTTACTGGCAGAAGAGCCCGATGACATAGACAGCCTGCTGGAAGAGGCATCCAGTGAAACCGCTGACGCAGACTTACTGGCAGAAGAGCGTGATGACATAGACAGCTTGCTGGAAGAGGCATCCAGCGGAGCCACTGATGAGCTCGATGGGTTGTTAGAAGAAGAGCCAGAGGCCGAACCTGCAGAAGACATGCTGACGGAAGAGCCAGACGATCTGGATGGGTTATTAGAAGAAGAGCCAGAGGTCGAGCCAGCAGAAGACATGCTGGCGGAAGAGTCGGACGAGTTACTAGAAGAAGAGCCAGAAGCCGAACTTGCAGAAGACATCCTAACGGAAGCGCCGGACGATCTCGGTGGGTTATTAGAAGAAGAGCCAGAGGCCGAACCTGCAGAAGACATGCTGACGGAAGAGCCGGACGAGCTGGACGGGTTATTAGAAGAAGAGGCAGAGACCGAGTCAGCAGAAGATATGCTGGCGGAAGAGTCGGACGAGTTGGATGGATTATTAGAAGAAGAGCTTGAGGCTGAACCCGCAGAAGACATGCTGGCGGAAGAGTCGGACGATCTCGATGGGTTATTGGAAGAAGAGCCAGAGGCCGAACTCGCAGAAGACAGCCTAACGGAAGCGCCGGACGATCTCGATGGGTTACTAGAAGAAGAGCCAGAGGCCGAACCCGCAGAAGACATCCTAACGGAAGCGCCGGACGATCTCGATGGGTTATTAGAAGAAGAGCCAGAGGCTGAACTTGCAGAAGACATGCTGGCGGAAGAGCCAGACGAGCTGGATGGGTTATTGGAAGAAGAGCCAGAGGCTGAACCCGCAGAAGACATGCTGGCGGAAGAGCCGGACGATCTCGATGGGTTATTAGAAGAAGAGCCAGAGTCCGAACCCGCAGAAGACATGCTGACGGAAGAGCCGGACGAGCTGGATGGGTTATTAGAAGAAGAAGAGCCAGAGGCCGAGCCCGCAGAAGACATGCTGGCTGAAGAGTCGGACGAGTTGGACGGGTTATTAGAAGAAGAGCCAGAGGTCGAGCCAG is a window of Pseudoalteromonas sp. R3 DNA encoding:
- the fadE gene encoding acyl-CoA dehydrogenase FadE; this translates as MTLLFTLALIALVSAACYHRASWNTCLGVAAATLLIGTFAGAFGAFAWLIFLAIAVPLSMTNLRQQYIVAPLFKAFKKVTPSMSETEKSAIDAGTTWWEADLFCGNPNWNKLHQYQAPRLTAEEQAFMDGPVEEVCAMLDDWEATHELTDLPQDVWQYLKDNKFFAMIIKKQYGGLEFSAYAQSCVLQKLTSKSTLLSSIVGVPNSLGPGELLQHYGTQEQKDHYLPRLAKGDEIPCFALTSPEAGSDASSIPDFGIVCKGEWEGKETLGIRLTWNKRYITLAPVATVLGLAFKMRDPDGLLGDKKEIGITCALIPTNTPGVEIGRRHFPLNVPFQNGPTKGEDVFVPLDFIIGGAKMAGQGWRMLVECLSVGRVITLPSNSTGGIKSLALASGAYSRIRRQFKLPIGKMEGIEEALAKLGGYAYSSDAAVSMSTGAVDLGEKPSVISAILKYHLTEQMRDSTKHAMDIHGGKGICLGPNNYLGRGYQGAPIAITVEGANILTRNMIIYGQGAIRCHPFVLAELNACTIKDKEEALNSFDQALMGHIGFTISNLVRTKWLALTGGRFSKVPFNDETADYYRAAARFSASLALMSDICMAVFGGSLKRKERISARLGDLLSYLYLVSATLKRYNDEGRRKEDLPYVQWACQEHLYLCQRALADLINNMPSMALRGLLKLVLFPFGRPVRKPTDQMEHKLAQLLQTPSAARDRLASHIYLRDEPLNLIGKQEQTLKDILEVEPLFDKVCRAKGEKLPFMRLDKVAEMGRECGALNNDEANKLAAVEEKRLAVINVDDFDPADLLAGKARVVAKDANAA
- a CDS encoding DUF6419 family natural product biosynthesis protein, translating into MQYGTLCVASATFFAMLLSAHLYQPAVFLNLASCVLCAIYGYQGASIIAMFLAWCNVQAFLVSPWINLTEQPSIKALVLFLLCLMFAAISIGVSKR
- a CDS encoding 4-phosphoerythronate dehydrogenase encodes the protein MKILADQNMPLVEEFFSDLGEVSRFDGRTIVPHQLADVDVLLTRSVTQVDQTLLAEASKLKFVGTATIGVDHIDRSLLAERDIGFASAPGCNAVAVAEYVISALYAYAQRKAYNLQGKKLGIVGVGNIGQCLHDKLAASGIELLLCDPLRHEAGTLAQHMPLDELLAQADIVTFHVPLIKTGVHQTRHMLNAERIATLKPDMLVINASRGDVIDNQALLEALENGQAIDLVLDVWENEPNILMPLLDHTLFASVHIAGHTLEGKARGTQMLYQALCDQLGIAATKSLESFLPIPALTSCYAEHTLSELELGRLVHLVYDIRRDDGLMRNNINSQGFDMLRKNYPPRREFNTLTVQNAPQCGKQLQQLGFKVVNSNEE
- a CDS encoding aspartate-semialdehyde dehydrogenase, whose translation is MSQKYDVAVLGATGLVGKQIIETLAERKFPVGNLYPLASSRSAGEEIEFNGETLTVLDVAEFDFSQAHIGLFSAGGSVSEQYAPIAAEAGCVVIDNTSHFRYDYDVPLVVPEVNSASLADFRNRNIIANPNCSTIQMMVALKPIYDAYGIDRINVSTYQAVSGAGKEAVEELAKQTANLMNARPMENEVFTKQIAFNVIPQIDAFQDNGYTKEEMKMVWETQKILGDSSVMVNPTAVRVPVFYGHAEAIHLETRMPYDLEHIKQLLNDAPGIELVEDEQDYPTPVSDASGNDTVYVGRLRADISHPHGLNLWVVSDNTRKGAATNSVQIAEELIAHYL